Proteins encoded together in one Nostoc sp. PCC 7524 window:
- a CDS encoding glycosyltransferase, whose translation MTLISIILPVYNGEKTIKETIQSILHQSFIDWELIVINDGSQDTTLDIINEFADHRLHVYSFYNAGLAISRNRGIIKSKGDYIAFLDADDLWTPDKLACQFKALQENPQASVAYSWCNHIDESSHFLRNGSRISANGDVYAKLLVGNFLENGSNPLIRRQALLSVGEFEPSLNPAEDWDLWLRLASSYHFVLVPFPHVLYRVTSNSMSSNIVKMEAASLKIIEKAFNHAPQSLQSLKNYSIGNLYKYLIYKLLESSSPDKFLNLSIKFLCMIAKYDVSIIRTKAFIKLLFKIIVINLMAQNNYFQFLETTKNNLNTSTILAYVKYGEI comes from the coding sequence ATGACATTAATATCTATAATTCTTCCTGTCTATAACGGGGAAAAAACAATAAAAGAAACTATCCAATCAATCTTACATCAAAGTTTTATTGATTGGGAATTAATCGTAATTAATGATGGATCTCAAGATACTACGTTAGATATTATTAATGAGTTTGCTGATCACCGTTTACACGTATATTCTTTTTACAATGCTGGTCTAGCTATTAGCCGGAACCGTGGTATCATAAAATCCAAGGGTGATTATATTGCTTTTCTTGATGCTGATGACCTTTGGACTCCTGATAAACTAGCTTGTCAGTTCAAGGCTTTACAAGAAAACCCTCAAGCATCTGTAGCTTATAGTTGGTGTAATCATATTGATGAATCAAGCCATTTTTTACGCAATGGTAGTCGCATTAGCGCCAATGGTGATGTCTACGCTAAACTTTTGGTAGGAAATTTTTTAGAAAATGGTTCTAATCCTTTAATTCGTAGGCAAGCCTTGCTTTCAGTAGGTGAATTTGAACCATCGCTTAATCCTGCTGAAGATTGGGATTTATGGTTACGTTTAGCAAGTAGTTATCATTTTGTACTTGTCCCCTTTCCCCATGTTTTATACAGAGTTACTTCTAATTCTATGTCTTCTAATATAGTAAAAATGGAAGCAGCTTCCTTAAAAATTATTGAAAAAGCGTTTAATCATGCCCCTCAATCTTTACAGAGTTTAAAAAATTATAGTATTGGCAATTTATATAAATATTTAATTTACAAACTTTTGGAAAGCTCATCACCAGATAAATTCTTAAATTTATCTATCAAATTTTTGTGTATGATTGCCAAATATGATGTATCTATAATCAGAACAAAAGCTTTTATTAAACTATTATTTAAGATAATAGTTATTAACTTAATGGCTCAGAATAATTATTTTCAGTTTTTAGAGACAACAAAAAATAATTTAAATACTAGCACTATATTAGCATATGTTAAGTATGGCGAAATATAG
- a CDS encoding glycosyltransferase — MTDYYMPIISVIIPVFNGERTIQETVKSVLQQTFDDFELIIINASSTDSTLDVISQFQDSRIKVFSYPKANVAVNRNRGAAYAVGEFLTFIDADDLWTPDKLEAQYKALVEYPEAAVAYSWTNCIDETGKFLRKCSTIAVTGNVYPHLLLEDFIGNGSNVMICYQAFKDVGGFDESLTNAQDSDLWLKLAARYQFVAVPKVQVLYRILTDSMSANVWKLESACLQVLERSFSHAPASLQYLKSYCLANLYKYLLYRSLEGYSDRSKIQITTKFIIYTIKTDPSILFKKTIYKALLKLILIILFTRNINNKIFSKFPSIKNTSSLLGYIITDPHTLPHK, encoded by the coding sequence ATGACAGACTATTATATGCCAATAATATCAGTCATCATTCCAGTATTCAATGGCGAAAGAACCATTCAAGAAACTGTTAAATCTGTTTTACAGCAGACATTTGATGATTTTGAACTGATTATTATTAATGCCAGTTCTACAGATTCTACCTTAGATGTTATTTCACAGTTCCAAGACTCACGTATCAAAGTATTTTCCTATCCTAAAGCAAATGTAGCAGTTAATCGTAATCGGGGCGCTGCTTATGCTGTTGGTGAGTTTTTAACTTTTATAGATGCGGATGATCTTTGGACTCCTGATAAATTAGAAGCTCAATACAAAGCTTTAGTAGAATATCCTGAAGCTGCTGTAGCTTATAGTTGGACAAATTGTATAGATGAAACAGGTAAATTCTTGCGTAAATGTAGCACTATTGCAGTCACAGGTAATGTCTATCCACATCTTTTATTAGAAGACTTTATTGGCAATGGTTCTAATGTTATGATTTGTTATCAGGCATTCAAAGATGTTGGTGGTTTTGATGAATCTCTTACTAATGCACAAGATTCTGATTTATGGCTGAAGTTAGCTGCACGATACCAGTTTGTAGCAGTACCAAAAGTACAAGTTTTATATCGAATTCTCACTGATTCTATGTCTGCTAATGTTTGGAAGTTAGAATCTGCCTGTTTACAGGTTCTTGAACGCTCTTTTAGTCATGCTCCTGCATCGTTACAGTATCTTAAGTCATACTGTTTAGCTAATCTCTATAAGTATCTGCTTTATAGATCCCTTGAAGGATATTCAGATAGAAGTAAAATTCAGATAACTACCAAATTTATTATCTATACAATCAAAACTGATCCATCTATTTTGTTTAAAAAAACTATTTATAAAGCATTATTAAAACTAATATTAATTATTCTATTTACTCGAAATATAAATAATAAAATATTTTCCAAATTTCCTTCTATTAAAAACACAAGTAGTTTACTAGGTTATATAATTACAGATCCGCATACCTTACCACATAAGTAA
- the hpsE gene encoding hormogonium polysaccharide biosynthesis glycosyltransferase HpsE, which translates to MSINFTVAIPTYNGVNRLPQVLERLRNQIDLHNINWEIIVIDNNSTDGTSQLIKDYQNQWSSYLKLHYYFEPEQGLAFARNKAIQEANGEFIGFLDDDNLPANDWVISAYEFGQKYPKAGAYSSQIHGLFEVEPSAQLKPIIFYLAINERGSQAMLYEPRQKGFPPGAGLVVRRQVWKDCVPNRLFLVGRVGTSMLAGEDAEALSYIYQAGWEIWYNPAMVVEHIIPHWRLERSYLISLMRGIGLSRYHLRMLALQKWQRPLFSLFYLINDGYKLTLHYISYYTQLKTDTVASCELERLFATFISPFYLGWVRMRKIMKLY; encoded by the coding sequence ATGTCTATCAACTTTACTGTAGCGATACCAACTTACAATGGTGTAAATCGCTTACCTCAAGTTTTAGAAAGGTTACGAAATCAAATTGACCTACATAATATCAACTGGGAAATTATTGTTATAGATAACAATAGTACAGATGGTACATCTCAACTTATTAAAGATTATCAAAATCAGTGGTCTAGTTATTTAAAATTACATTATTATTTTGAACCAGAGCAAGGATTAGCTTTTGCCAGAAACAAAGCAATTCAAGAAGCTAACGGAGAATTCATTGGCTTTTTAGATGACGATAATTTACCTGCAAATGATTGGGTTATTTCAGCATATGAATTTGGACAAAAGTATCCCAAAGCAGGTGCATACTCCAGTCAGATTCATGGACTATTTGAAGTTGAACCCTCAGCACAACTCAAGCCAATCATTTTTTACCTTGCTATTAACGAAAGAGGTTCACAAGCTATGCTATATGAGCCTCGCCAAAAAGGATTTCCCCCTGGTGCTGGTTTAGTGGTGCGTCGCCAAGTATGGAAAGATTGTGTACCCAATCGTCTTTTTTTAGTAGGTAGGGTGGGAACATCAATGTTAGCAGGTGAAGATGCAGAAGCTTTGTCCTACATTTATCAAGCAGGTTGGGAAATTTGGTATAATCCGGCGATGGTAGTAGAACATATTATTCCGCATTGGAGATTAGAAAGAAGTTACTTAATTTCTTTGATGCGTGGTATTGGTTTGAGTCGCTATCATTTAAGGATGCTTGCTCTACAAAAGTGGCAAAGACCTCTGTTTTCTTTATTTTATTTAATAAATGACGGATATAAGTTAACACTTCATTACATTTCTTATTATACCCAACTGAAAACTGATACAGTTGCTAGCTGCGAGTTAGAAAGACTTTTTGCCACCTTTATTAGTCCTTTTTATTTAGGATGGGTCAGAATGAGAAAAATTATGAAATTATACTGA
- the clpB gene encoding ATP-dependent chaperone ClpB: MQPTDPNKFTDKAWEAIVKSQDIVRAYQQQQLDVEHLIIALLEEPTSLAIRILARAEVDPVRLQQQLEAFTQRQPKVGKSDQLYLGRSLDTMLDRAEEIRARMKDGYISVEHILLAFADDERVGRRVLKGFNVDNIKIEASIKAVRGSQKVTDQNPESRYEALQKFGRDLTEQAKSGKLDPVIGRDDEIRRVIQVLSRRSKNNPVLIGEPGVGKTAIAEALAQRIINGDVPESLKNRQLISLDIGSLIAGAKYRGEFEDRLKAVLREVTESNGQIVLFIDELHTVVGTGSNQQGAMDAGNLLKPMLARGELRCIGATTLDEYRKFIEKDAALERRFQQVYVDQPSVENTISILRGLKERYEVHHNVKISDSALVAAATLSARYISDRFLPDKAIDLVDEAAAQLKMEITSKPSELETIDRRLMQLEMEKLSLAGEEKVPAQTKERLERIELEIANLTKKQQDLSNQWQGEKLLLEAISALKKEEEALRTQIEQAERAYDLNKAAQLKYGKLEGVQRDRESKEAKLLELQSQGSTLLREQVTEADIAEIVAKWTGIPVNRLLESERQKLLQLESHLHQRVIGQQEAVEAVSAAIRRARAGMKDPNRPIGSFLFMGPTGVGKTELARALAQFLFDSDDALVRLDMSEYMEKHSVSRLVGAPPGYIGYEEGGQLSEAIRRHPYSVVLLDEVEKAHPDVFNILLQVLDDGRITDSQGRTVDFRNTVIVMTSNIGSEHILDVSGDDSQYETMRNRVMDALRSHFRPEFLNRVDDIILFHTLSRSEMQHIIRIQLKRVENLLREQKISFEISPAACDFLVERGYDPVYGARPLKRSIQREIENPIATKLLENTFIAGDTIYIDKGENGLAFSNKAPVKVSVPQIMT; encoded by the coding sequence ATGCAGCCTACAGATCCTAATAAATTTACTGATAAAGCCTGGGAAGCAATTGTGAAATCTCAGGATATAGTTCGTGCATATCAACAACAGCAACTAGATGTTGAACATTTAATTATTGCGCTATTAGAAGAGCCTACAAGTTTAGCAATCCGAATTTTGGCTCGTGCAGAAGTTGATCCTGTCCGCTTACAACAGCAATTAGAAGCTTTTACTCAACGTCAACCTAAAGTTGGCAAAAGTGATCAGCTTTACCTCGGTCGTAGCTTAGATACGATGCTTGACCGCGCTGAAGAAATTAGGGCGCGGATGAAAGATGGCTATATTTCTGTGGAACATATTCTGTTAGCTTTTGCTGATGATGAGCGTGTTGGTAGACGGGTACTCAAAGGTTTTAATGTAGACAATATCAAAATAGAAGCCAGTATTAAAGCAGTTCGCGGTAGTCAAAAAGTGACAGACCAAAATCCAGAATCCCGCTATGAAGCCCTACAAAAATTTGGTCGGGATTTAACAGAACAGGCAAAATCAGGGAAGTTAGACCCAGTAATTGGGCGGGATGATGAAATTCGCCGCGTAATTCAGGTGTTATCTCGCCGGAGTAAGAATAACCCGGTGTTGATTGGTGAACCAGGGGTGGGTAAGACTGCGATCGCCGAAGCTCTGGCACAACGTATCATCAATGGTGATGTCCCAGAATCTCTGAAAAATCGGCAACTCATCTCTTTAGATATCGGTAGTTTAATCGCTGGGGCAAAATACCGGGGTGAATTTGAAGACCGTCTGAAAGCTGTTCTCCGGGAAGTTACGGAATCCAACGGTCAAATTGTTCTGTTTATCGATGAACTGCATACAGTTGTTGGTACAGGCTCAAATCAACAAGGGGCGATGGATGCGGGAAATTTACTCAAACCTATGTTGGCGCGGGGCGAACTGCGGTGTATTGGGGCGACTACCCTCGATGAATACCGCAAGTTTATTGAGAAAGATGCAGCCCTAGAACGTCGCTTTCAGCAGGTATATGTTGATCAGCCCAGTGTGGAGAATACAATCTCGATTCTCCGGGGTTTGAAGGAACGCTACGAAGTCCATCACAATGTGAAAATTTCTGACTCGGCGTTGGTGGCGGCGGCGACTTTATCGGCGCGTTATATTTCTGATCGGTTTTTACCAGATAAAGCCATTGATTTGGTAGATGAAGCCGCAGCCCAGTTAAAAATGGAGATTACCTCCAAACCATCAGAATTAGAAACCATTGACCGCCGCTTGATGCAGCTAGAAATGGAAAAGCTATCTCTAGCTGGGGAAGAGAAAGTTCCAGCCCAAACTAAGGAGCGTTTGGAGCGCATTGAGCTAGAAATTGCTAATTTAACTAAAAAACAACAGGATTTAAGCAATCAATGGCAAGGTGAAAAGCTACTATTGGAAGCCATCAGTGCTTTAAAGAAAGAAGAAGAAGCTTTAAGAACTCAGATTGAACAAGCCGAACGCGCCTACGATTTGAATAAAGCGGCTCAGTTGAAGTATGGCAAATTGGAGGGAGTACAGCGCGATCGCGAGTCGAAAGAAGCGAAGCTGTTAGAATTACAAAGCCAAGGTTCTACCCTCCTACGCGAACAAGTCACCGAAGCCGACATCGCAGAAATCGTTGCTAAGTGGACAGGTATCCCCGTTAATCGCCTCCTGGAATCAGAACGGCAAAAATTACTGCAATTAGAAAGCCATTTACATCAACGTGTGATCGGTCAACAGGAAGCCGTAGAAGCAGTTTCCGCCGCCATTCGTCGCGCCCGTGCGGGGATGAAAGACCCCAACCGCCCCATCGGTTCATTTTTATTCATGGGGCCGACTGGTGTCGGTAAAACCGAACTCGCCCGCGCCTTAGCCCAATTTCTCTTTGACTCGGATGATGCTTTAGTGCGCCTCGATATGTCCGAGTACATGGAAAAACACTCAGTTTCACGCTTAGTGGGTGCGCCTCCTGGTTACATAGGCTACGAAGAAGGCGGACAACTTTCAGAAGCTATTCGCCGTCATCCCTATTCAGTAGTGCTTTTGGATGAAGTAGAGAAAGCCCACCCCGATGTGTTCAATATCTTGTTACAGGTGTTAGATGATGGAAGAATTACTGATTCTCAGGGAAGAACTGTAGATTTTCGCAACACAGTGATTGTGATGACCAGTAACATTGGTAGTGAACATATATTAGATGTGTCTGGTGATGATTCCCAGTATGAGACAATGCGAAATCGGGTAATGGATGCCTTGCGATCGCACTTCCGCCCCGAATTTCTCAACCGCGTTGATGATATAATTCTCTTCCACACCCTCAGCCGTTCTGAAATGCAGCATATTATCCGCATTCAACTCAAGCGTGTGGAAAATCTGCTACGAGAGCAAAAAATATCCTTTGAAATCTCCCCAGCCGCTTGTGATTTCTTAGTTGAACGTGGTTATGATCCAGTTTACGGCGCACGTCCCCTGAAACGTTCCATTCAGCGAGAAATTGAAAACCCTATTGCTACCAAGTTATTGGAAAATACTTTTATTGCTGGAGACACCATTTACATTGACAAAGGTGAAAATGGGTTGGCTTTCAGCAATAAAGCACCAGTTAAGGTTTCAGTGCCACAGATTATGACCTAG
- the gloA gene encoding lactoylglutathione lyase, whose product MRLLHTMLRVGNLEESLKFYCDVLGMKLLRRKDYPSGEFTLAFIGYGDESDNTVIELTYNWGVDKYELGNAYGHIALGVDDIYATCAEIKNRGGKVVREPGPMKHGSTVIAFVEDPNGYKIELIQLGTQGSAQKQESSEQLVTQ is encoded by the coding sequence ATGCGTTTACTTCATACAATGTTGCGGGTAGGCAATCTGGAAGAGTCCTTGAAATTTTACTGTGATGTTCTGGGGATGAAACTACTACGGCGCAAGGATTATCCTAGTGGAGAGTTTACACTAGCTTTTATTGGTTATGGCGACGAAAGCGATAACACAGTCATAGAATTAACCTACAACTGGGGTGTAGACAAGTATGAATTAGGTAATGCTTACGGTCATATTGCTCTTGGTGTAGATGATATCTACGCTACCTGTGCAGAAATTAAAAATCGTGGCGGTAAAGTAGTGCGAGAACCAGGGCCAATGAAACATGGTTCTACAGTCATTGCTTTTGTAGAAGATCCAAACGGATACAAAATTGAGTTAATTCAACTAGGAACTCAAGGTTCAGCACAAAAACAGGAATCGTCAGAACAACTGGTAACTCAGTAA
- the eno gene encoding phosphopyruvate hydratase, translating into MSNIVDTAIEAIVAREILDSRGRPTVEAEVHLLSGAVGLAQVPSGASTGTFEAHELRDKDKSRYGGKGVLKAVQNVNQVLTPKLIDLDALDQELIDRTMIALDGSANKSNLGANAILAVSLAAARAGAESLGIPLYRYLGGPLANLLPVPLMNVINGGAHAANNVDFQEFMIVPIGASSFREALRWGAEVFATLSEVLHDKGLLTGVGDEGGFAPNLESNQVALELLVAAIEKAGYKPGEQVALALDVAASEFYKDGQYVYDGKPHAPTEFIDYLGQLVDQYPIVSIEDGLHEEDWQHWQLLTQKIGSKVQLVGDDLFVTNATRLQKGIQGKAGNAILIKLNQIGSLTETLETIDLATRNGFRSVISHRSGETEDTTIADLAVATRAGQIKTGSLCRSERVAKYNRLLRIEDELGDRAVYAGAVGLGPK; encoded by the coding sequence ATGAGTAACATTGTAGATACAGCCATTGAGGCAATTGTAGCCCGCGAAATTCTCGACTCACGGGGTAGACCAACGGTAGAAGCAGAAGTACATTTACTCAGTGGTGCTGTGGGACTAGCACAAGTTCCTAGTGGTGCTTCTACTGGAACTTTTGAAGCCCATGAACTACGAGACAAGGACAAAAGCCGCTACGGTGGGAAAGGGGTACTCAAGGCAGTACAAAACGTTAATCAGGTACTGACCCCGAAATTAATTGATTTAGATGCCCTCGATCAAGAACTGATTGACAGAACAATGATTGCCCTGGATGGTTCGGCGAATAAATCCAACTTAGGCGCAAACGCAATTCTGGCAGTTTCCCTGGCAGCAGCAAGGGCTGGGGCTGAGTCTTTGGGAATTCCTCTGTATCGCTATTTAGGTGGGCCTTTAGCGAATTTGCTACCTGTACCTTTGATGAATGTCATTAACGGTGGGGCGCACGCTGCTAATAATGTAGACTTTCAAGAGTTTATGATTGTCCCCATTGGCGCGTCTTCTTTCCGGGAAGCACTGCGCTGGGGTGCAGAGGTGTTTGCTACCCTCAGTGAAGTATTGCATGACAAAGGTTTATTAACTGGTGTGGGCGACGAAGGCGGTTTTGCTCCGAACCTAGAATCAAACCAAGTAGCTTTAGAATTACTGGTGGCTGCCATTGAAAAAGCTGGTTACAAGCCAGGGGAACAAGTGGCTTTAGCTTTAGACGTAGCTGCGAGCGAATTTTACAAAGATGGGCAGTATGTCTACGATGGTAAGCCTCATGCACCCACTGAGTTTATTGATTATTTAGGTCAGTTGGTTGACCAATACCCGATTGTGTCCATTGAGGATGGTTTGCATGAGGAAGATTGGCAGCATTGGCAATTACTCACCCAGAAAATTGGCTCAAAGGTGCAGTTAGTAGGGGATGACTTGTTTGTAACTAATGCTACTCGCTTACAAAAAGGCATCCAAGGAAAAGCCGGTAACGCCATTTTGATTAAACTCAACCAAATCGGTTCTTTGACTGAGACTTTGGAAACAATTGACTTGGCAACTCGTAACGGTTTCCGGTCAGTTATTAGCCATCGTTCTGGTGAAACAGAAGATACAACAATTGCGGATTTAGCCGTCGCCACCCGTGCAGGTCAAATCAAAACCGGTTCTCTGTGTCGTAGTGAACGGGTAGCCAAATACAACCGCTTACTCCGCATTGAAGATGAACTAGGCGATCGCGCCGTGTATGCTGGGGCTGTAGGTTTAGGACCAAAGTAG
- the argC gene encoding N-acetyl-gamma-glutamyl-phosphate reductase, translated as MGNFRRVPVGIVGASGYGGLQLVRLLLEHPEVELVYLGEENNLGKTLAATYPQLANVVKLPIEAVEPETIAHRCEAVFLSLANGLACQITPTLIEKGCKVIDLSADYRFMNLATYTSWYGTERSDHATVATAVYGLPELYRDRIADAQLVGCPGAYPTASLLALLPLFKQGLIVPETAIIDAKSGASTGGRETKTHLLLAEADNSLAAYSVTRHRHTPEIEQICSELAGHEVTVQFTPHLVPMVRGILATVYATLRDPGLVGDDLTTIYRAFYRNSPWVNICDSGVYPHTKWASGTNICYIGVEVDPRTGRIIVMSAIDNLIKGQAGQAIQCFNLMMGWDETLGLPKLGFYP; from the coding sequence ATGGGTAATTTTAGACGCGTACCCGTTGGGATTGTTGGCGCGTCAGGCTATGGCGGATTGCAATTAGTACGATTACTACTGGAACATCCAGAAGTCGAATTAGTTTATTTAGGTGAAGAAAATAATTTAGGAAAGACATTGGCTGCTACCTACCCTCAATTGGCGAATGTCGTGAAATTACCAATTGAGGCTGTAGAACCAGAAACTATTGCCCATCGTTGTGAAGCGGTGTTTCTTTCCCTAGCAAATGGTCTGGCTTGCCAAATTACGCCCACATTAATAGAAAAAGGATGTAAGGTAATCGATCTAAGTGCAGACTATCGATTTATGAATTTGGCAACCTACACCAGTTGGTATGGTACAGAAAGGAGTGATCACGCTACCGTCGCCACAGCCGTGTATGGATTACCCGAACTTTATCGCGATCGCATTGCTGATGCCCAGTTAGTTGGCTGTCCTGGTGCTTACCCTACTGCCAGCCTGTTAGCACTTTTACCTCTATTCAAGCAAGGCTTAATCGTACCCGAAACGGCAATTATCGATGCTAAATCTGGTGCATCAACTGGTGGTAGAGAAACTAAAACTCATTTATTACTAGCAGAAGCTGATAATTCCCTGGCTGCTTATAGTGTTACCCGTCATCGCCATACCCCAGAAATTGAGCAAATTTGTAGCGAACTGGCAGGCCATGAAGTTACGGTACAGTTTACCCCCCACCTGGTGCCGATGGTGCGGGGAATTTTAGCAACGGTATACGCCACACTCCGCGATCCTGGTTTAGTAGGAGATGATTTAACCACAATTTATCGAGCCTTCTATCGCAATTCCCCTTGGGTAAATATATGTGATAGCGGCGTTTACCCCCATACTAAATGGGCTAGTGGTACTAATATTTGTTACATCGGTGTAGAAGTTGACCCCCGTACTGGCCGGATAATCGTGATGTCAGCAATTGACAACCTGATTAAAGGCCAGGCGGGTCAAGCAATTCAGTGTTTCAACCTCATGATGGGTTGGGATGAGACATTGGGTTTACCCAAGTTGGGATTTTATCCATAA
- the ribBA gene encoding bifunctional 3,4-dihydroxy-2-butanone-4-phosphate synthase/GTP cyclohydrolase II, translating into MNHGISPATPDFMFDTIDAALKELKAGRAIVVVDDENRENEGDLICAAQFATPDMINFMAVEARGLICLAMTGDRLDELDLPLMVTNITDPNQTAFTVSIDAGPHLGVSTGISAEDRARTIQITLNPATKPSDLRRPGHIFPLRAREGGVLKRAGHTEAAVDLSRLAGLYPAGVICEIQNPDGSMARLQQLVDYAKHHNLKIISIADLISYRLKHDRLVYREVVTKLPSQFGQFDIYAYRHTLDNTEHVAIVKGNPDNFKDEPVMVRMHSECLTGDALGSLRCDCRMQLQAALKMIETAGQGVIVYLRQEGRGIGLINKLKAYSLQDLGLDTVEANERLGFPADLRDYGMGAQILMDLGVKKIRLITNNPRKIAGVKGYGLEVVDRVPLLIESNDYNSYYLATKAKKLGHMLLQTYLVTVAIDWQDDPQLVTKRYERLEKLRHLAKSHDLLLQEEARPLAIALFDEPSLTVHLGFDQPTVASSDWYQQSGHPYLQAILQILDNLVTLPYVQKLEFLISPGSDPLSNLQVQLDRQTIADGELPSVVGDRLETQKIYSFTKKLD; encoded by the coding sequence ATGAATCATGGTATTAGCCCTGCAACCCCAGATTTTATGTTTGATACTATTGATGCTGCCTTGAAAGAACTTAAGGCTGGTCGCGCCATTGTAGTGGTAGATGATGAAAATCGAGAAAATGAAGGCGACTTGATTTGTGCAGCCCAATTTGCCACACCCGACATGATCAATTTCATGGCGGTAGAAGCTAGAGGCTTGATTTGTTTGGCGATGACGGGCGATCGCCTAGATGAACTCGATTTACCATTAATGGTGACAAATATTACCGATCCTAATCAGACGGCTTTTACTGTCAGTATCGATGCGGGGCCACATTTGGGCGTATCAACTGGGATATCTGCCGAAGATAGGGCGCGTACCATTCAAATAACTCTCAACCCAGCTACCAAACCTTCAGATTTACGTCGTCCTGGTCATATTTTCCCCTTGCGAGCTAGGGAGGGTGGTGTTCTCAAACGTGCTGGACACACGGAAGCGGCTGTTGATTTATCTCGATTGGCAGGATTGTATCCAGCCGGGGTGATTTGTGAAATTCAAAATCCCGATGGTTCAATGGCGCGCTTGCAGCAGTTAGTTGATTATGCTAAACATCACAATCTCAAAATTATTAGTATTGCTGACTTAATTAGTTATCGCCTCAAACACGATCGCTTGGTATATCGAGAAGTGGTAACTAAGCTACCTAGTCAATTCGGTCAGTTTGATATTTACGCCTATCGCCACACCCTAGACAACACAGAACACGTTGCCATTGTCAAAGGCAACCCCGATAACTTTAAAGATGAGCCAGTGATGGTGCGGATGCACTCAGAATGTCTGACCGGCGATGCTTTGGGTTCTTTGCGCTGTGACTGTCGGATGCAATTGCAAGCCGCACTGAAAATGATTGAAACTGCCGGTCAAGGGGTGATTGTCTACCTCCGCCAAGAAGGACGAGGAATTGGCTTGATTAACAAGCTCAAAGCCTACTCGTTGCAGGATTTGGGATTGGATACGGTAGAAGCTAACGAGCGTTTGGGATTCCCCGCCGACTTGCGAGATTATGGGATGGGGGCGCAAATTCTCATGGATTTAGGGGTGAAAAAGATTCGCCTAATTACTAACAATCCCCGGAAGATTGCGGGAGTTAAAGGCTATGGGTTGGAAGTAGTTGATCGCGTGCCATTATTAATTGAAAGCAACGATTACAATTCCTATTACCTAGCAACTAAGGCGAAAAAGCTGGGTCATATGCTGTTACAAACCTACTTAGTGACAGTAGCCATTGATTGGCAAGATGACCCGCAATTGGTGACAAAACGCTATGAACGTTTAGAGAAACTGCGGCATTTAGCGAAAAGTCATGATTTATTGTTACAGGAAGAAGCCCGGCCATTAGCGATCGCCTTATTTGATGAGCCATCGTTAACAGTACACCTGGGTTTTGACCAACCAACAGTTGCTAGTTCTGACTGGTATCAGCAAAGTGGTCATCCCTATCTCCAAGCTATCTTGCAAATTTTGGATAACCTAGTCACTTTGCCTTATGTTCAAAAGCTAGAGTTTCTGATTTCTCCTGGTAGCGATCCTCTGAGTAACTTGCAAGTCCAACTAGATAGGCAAACAATTGCAGACGGGGAATTGCCTTCTGTGGTAGGTGATCGCTTGGAGACACAAAAAATTTATAGTTTTACTAAAAAATTAGACTGA